A part of Rhinoderma darwinii isolate aRhiDar2 chromosome 1, aRhiDar2.hap1, whole genome shotgun sequence genomic DNA contains:
- the LOC142648452 gene encoding olfactory receptor 6F1-like — protein MKSINQSEDGIFILLGFPSSRQVQLFFFGTFLAFYLLTITANMLIVNTVTLDHNLRKMPMYIFLSHFSFLEIWYITCTVPKMLVDFIADNNTISYNGCIAQVYFFYALGFTELFFLSVMAYDRYLAICHPLRYTTLMTINLCQQMALWSWICGFLSSLLLVIPSSRLLFCGPRIINHIFCDFIPLLNISCNQTVATDVIFYACAWIIILYSLLLTSISYVQIMRAVYCLPSQLGRSKAFSTCVSHLTVVLTFYGTIIFMYMRPSTKCMLNLDKVVSIFYAVVIPLLNPLVYTLRNRDFHVAMRKKLSCIAIIVCK, from the coding sequence ATGAAATCCATAAATCAAAGTGAAGACGGAATATTCATACTCTTGGGATTCCCCAGTAGTAGACAAGTGCAGTTATTTTTCTTTGGAACATTCCTAGCCTTCTATCTCTTGACCATTACTGCAAATATGCTCATTGTTAATACTGTTACCTTGGATCATAATCTTAGGAAAATGcccatgtatatatttttatctcATTTCTCTTTCCTTGAGATCTGGTACATTACTTGTACGGTGCCCAAAATGCTGGTGGATTTTATAGCTGACAACAATACAATTTCATATAATGGCTGCATTGCCCAAGTCTACTTTTTCTATGCATTAGGATTCACTGAGCTGTTTTTCCTTTCTGTGATGGCATATGACAGGTACTTGGCTATATGCCACCCACTACGTTATACCACCCTTATGACAATCAACCTATGTCAGCAGATGGCCTTGTGGTCATGGATTTGTGGATTTTTAAGCAGTCTCTTATTGGTCATTCCAAGCTCAAGACTTTTATTTTGTGGACCAAGAATCATTAACCACATTTTTTGTGACTTCATACCACTGTTAAATATCTCCTGCAATCAAACTGTAGCTACAGATGTCATCTTCTATGCATGTGCTTGGATCATCATATTATATTCTTTGCTTTTGACCAGTATTTCCTATGTACAGATTATGAGGGCAGTTTATTGCTTGCCTTCTCAGTTAGGTCGAAGCAAAGCTTTTTCTACATGTGTGTCTCACCTAACTGTTGTCTTGACCTTCTATGGCACAATCATCTTTATGTATATGCGGCCCTCCACAAAATGCATGTTAAATCTAGATAAGGTTGTGTCTATATTCTATGCTGTTGTAATCCCTTTACTTAATCCTCTTGTTTATACCCTCCGAAACCGGGACTTTCATGTAGCAATGAGAAAAAAACTTTCATGTATTGCTATTATTGTTTGTAAATAA